In Musa acuminata AAA Group cultivar baxijiao chromosome BXJ2-3, Cavendish_Baxijiao_AAA, whole genome shotgun sequence, the following proteins share a genomic window:
- the LOC135606977 gene encoding uncharacterized protein LOC135606977 — protein MEGGGVAEKQASYTYWVRETREDAAPLPVPRKLSADDISKQPQPNTLGSVWNQAGTWEERNLNSWASNRIKELLKSMDSLEFSNGKAYINDVSKCSGDAFLVTVRNKKRVGYTYELTLKFKGEWLIQNENKKIKGHLDIPEFSFGELEDLQVEVSLSEEKDLAAKDKMQICKDLRTFLIPIREKLMDFEQELKDR, from the exons ATGGAGGGCGGCGGGGTGGCCGAGAAGCAGGCGTCCTACACCTACTGGGTGAGGGAGACGCGGGAGGACGCTGCCCCCCTTCCGGTGCCCCGCAAGCTCTCCGCCGATGACATCTCCAAGCAGCCTCAGCCCAACACCCTGGGATCCGTCTGGAATCAG GCTGGAACCTGGGAGGAGAGAAACCTTAATTCATGGGCAAGTAACAGAATAAAG GAGTTGCTCAAGTCGATGGACTCATTGGAATTCTCTAATGGTAAAGCATATATCAATGATGTGTCCAAATGTTCAGGCGAT GCTTTTCTTGTGACAGTGCGAAATAAGAAGAGAGTTGGTTATACCTACGAATTAACTTTGAAGTTCAAAG GTGAATGGTTGATTCAAAATGAGAACAAGAAGATCAAAGGTCACTTAGATATCCCTGAGTTCTCATTTGGTGAACTTGAGGATCTGCAG GTAGAGGTGAGTCTCAGTGAGGAAAAGGATTTGGCAGCCAAAGATAAAATGCAGATATGCAAGGATCTGAGGACATTTTTGATACCTATCCGTGAGAAACTAATGGACTTCGAACAAGAGCTGAAGGATCGGTAG
- the LOC103976864 gene encoding aspartate--tRNA ligase 2, cytoplasmic — protein sequence MRGAFAMASSEAETAAQAPPPPTPADGNASETAAGSLSKKQAKKLAKKEAKEDRKQQSATAAAAASQADSAEADPLAANYGDVLVEDIQSKAISGREWTEIGALGADLACRAVLIRGVAQTIRPVSKKMAFVVLRQFMSTVQCVLTVDKEFVSPHMVKFATGLSKESIVDVEGMISIPKDPIKGTTQQVEVQVRKLYCINRSVPNLPINIEDAARSETEFEKAELTGEQLVRVGQDTRLNYRVLDLRTPANQAIFRIQCHVEDVFRRFLRSEGFIGIHSPKLISGSSEGGAAVFKLDYKGQPACLAQSPQLYKQMVICGGFGRVFEVGSVFRAEDSYTHRHLCEFVGLDVEMEIKEHYFEVCDIVDRLFVAMFDDLNENCKKELDAINRQYPFEPLKYLRKTLRLNFQEGIKMLQEAGVEVDPLGDLNTEAEKKLGRLVREKYDTDFYILCRYPLAVRPFYTMPCYDDPAYSNSFDVFIRGEEIISGAQRVHLPELLTTRAEACGIDVKTIASYIDSFRYGAPPHGGFGIGLERVVMLFCALNNIRKTSLFPRDPQRLVP from the exons ATGCGCGGTGCCTTCGCCATGGCCTCATCTGAAGCCGAGACCGCCGCCCAAGCGCCCCCGCCGCCCACTCCGGCCGACGGCAATGCCTCCGAGACAGCGGCGGGGTCCCTCAGCAAGAAGCAAGCCAAGAAACTCGCTAAGAAGGAGGCCAAGGAGGACCGCAAGCAGCAGTCCGCTACAGCCGCGGCCGCCGCCTCCCAGGCGGACTCCGCTGAGGCCGATCCCTTAGCCGCGAACTACGGCGACGTCCTGGTCGAGGATATCCAGTCCAAGGCAATCAGCGGACGCGAGTGGACCGAGATCGGCGCGCTGGGCGCGGACCTCGCCTGCCGGGCGGTGCTCATCCGGGGGGTCGCCCAGACGATCAGGCCCGTGAGCAAGAAGATGGCTTTTGTTGTCCTGCGGCAGTTCATGAGCACGGTCCAGTGCGTCCTCACGGTCGACAAGGAGTTTGTGAGCCCCCATATGGTGAAGTTCGCGACGGGGCTCAGCAAGGAGTCGATCGTGGACGTTGAAGGGATGATTTCCATTCCTAAAGACCCGATAAAGGGCACGACCCAGCAG GTAGAAGTTCAGGTAAGGAAGCTCTACTGTATCAACAGATCTGTACCTAATCTGCCTATTAATATTGAGGATGCAGCACGAAGTGAGACAGAGTTCGAAAAAGCAGAGCTT ACTGGAGAGCAGCTTGTTCGTGTTGGTCAGGATACACGTTTGAACTATAGAGTTCTTGATCTGCGGACTCCAGCAAATCAGGCAATTTTTCGTATTCAGTGTCACGTTGAGGAT GTGTTCAGGCGGTTTCTACGATCTGAGGGATTTATTGGTATCCATAGCCCAAAGTTGATTTCTGGATCAAGCGAAGGAGGTGCTGCTGTATTTAAGCTTGACTACAAGGGGCAACCAGCATGTTTGGCACAATCACCTCAACTTTATAAACAAATGGTGATATGTGGTGGTTTTGGACGTGTTTTTGAAGTTGGCTCTGTGTTTAGAGCCGAGGATTCATACACACACAGGCATTTATGTGAATTTGTTGGACTTGATGTTGAAATGGAAATTAAGGAGCACTACTTTGAG GTTTGTGATATTGTGGATCGATTATTTGTTGCAATGTTTGATGACCTGAATGAGAATTGCAAGAAGGAACTTGATGCTATCAACAGGCAGTATCCTTTTGAACCTCTGAAG TACTTGAGGAAGACCTTGAGACTTAATTTCCAGGAAGGCATCAAAATGCTTCAG GAAGCTGGAGTTGAAGTTGATCCTCTAGGTGACTTGAACACTGAGGCCGAGAAAAAATTGGGCCGGCTTGTCCGTGAGAA GTATGACACAGATTTCTACATTCTCTGTCGATATCCTTTGGCTGTGAGACCATTTTACACTATGCCTTGTTATGATGATCCAGCATACAGTAACTCGTTTGATGTTTTCATTCGAG GTGAGGAGATAATTTCAGGGGCTCAAAGAGTACACCTGCCAGAGTTATTGACCACTCGTGCAGAGGCATGTGGGATTGATGTAAAAACAATAGCATCATACATCGACTCCTTCCG GTATGGCGCACCTCCACACGGTGGCTTTGGCATTGGCTTGGAGCGAGTGGTGATGCTCTTCTGCGCTCTCAATAACATCCGCAAGACATCCCTTTTCCCACGCGATCCACAAAGGCTTGTTCCGTAA
- the LOC135582028 gene encoding squamosa promoter-binding-like protein 12 isoform X1, translating into MDWVAKTPFQWDWETLELFSEKEKEICKSAQEPLLKSQGSMGICNGSVCSSHGEASSALELGNSSSKIFVSSSVDSSPKTEQRNLEFNFNSAEATPHSSNKIIFARVGGSGTSPVPLAAGRPKEPLTRLKLGHTYFEEGGAKNNVKSSSSLPPLASSAVVAKKPRVSQQSSQSPYCQVEGCNIDLTIAKDYHRKHRICESHSKSPKVIVAGQERRFCQQCSRFHHLSEFDQTKRSCRRRLSDHNARRRKPQPATISFNSSRISSSFYDDRHQMNLDFGPTPLGHMTTTVSFPWDGPSNFKLVQPNSWTKSNKVAGINGQLQFSKSCQTHNISTLRHVNMDGLLPTKGTTVDVLNEALESSAFASNLDGAPGLGCALSLLSNDPCGSANPGPTSHIKLAKAKNAVAIRPAASPIDLATRFLQDDQSPSQSMMLPFNPQNGNGGQFQEFQLHKASYQASFFDSTRIH; encoded by the exons ATGGATTGGGTTGCGAAGACTCCATTCCAGTGGGATTGGGAAACTCTGGAATTATtcagtgaaaaagaaaaagaaatatgtaAATCTGCACAAGAACCTCTGTTGAAGAGTCAAGGCAGCATGGGTATCTGCAATGGATCTGTGTGTTCATCTCATGGTGAAGCATCATCTGCTCTAGAATTGGGCAATAGTTCATCCAAAATCTTTGTCTCGTCATCGGTTGACTCTTCACCTAAGACAGAACAGAGAAATTTGGAGTTTAACTTTAATTCAGCTGAAGCGACCCCTCATAGCTCGAATAAGATTATCTTTGCAAGGGTTGGGGGTTCTGGAACTTCACCTGTTCCTTTGGCTGCAGGCCGCCCTAAGGAACCACTTACTCGTTTGAAGCTTGGGCACACCTATTTTGAAGAAGGTGGTGCAAAGAATAATGTCAAAAGCTCATCTTCCTTGCCTCCTTTGGCCTCATCCGCTGTTGTAGCTAAGAAACCTAGGGTGTCTCAGCAGAGCTCACAAAGCCCCTACTGCCAGGTTGAGGGTTGTAACATTGACCTTACCATAGCTAAAGATTATCATCGCAAACATAGAATCTGTGAAAGCCATTCAAAGTCTCCCAAGGTAATTGTAGCTGGTCAGGAGCGCCGGTTTTGTCAACAGTGTAGCAG GTTCCATCATTTGTCTGAGTTTGATCAAACAAAGAGAAGTTGCCGTAGGCGTCTATCTGATCATAATGCACGCCGAAGGAAGCCACAGCCAGCAACGATCTCATTCAATTCTTCAAGGATTTCCTCATCATTTTATG ATGATAGACATCAGATGAATCTTGATTTTGGTCCAACTCCTCTGGGTCACATGACAACCACCGTAAGTTTCCCATGGGATGGCCCAAgcaacttcaagcttgttcaaccCAATTCTTGGACAAAGTCAAATAAAGTAGCAGGCATTAATGGGCAGCTGCAGTTTTCTAAATCTTGTCAAACACACAATATTTCCACCCTTCGCCATGTCAACATGGACGGGCTGTTGCCTACCAAGGGCACCACTGTCGATGTCTTAAATGAAG CTCTGGAATCATCTGCTTTTGCTTCCAACTTGGATGGAGCACCGGGTCTTGGttgtgctctctctcttctgtcaaaTGATCCATGCGGTTCAGCCAACCCAGGACCAACTTCTCATATCAAGCTTGCTAAAGCAAAGAATGCAGTTGCTATCCGTCCTGCTGCAAGTCCGATTGATTTAGCAACAAGGTTTTTGCAGGATGATCAGTCACCATCACAGTCCATGATGCTGCCGTTCAACCCGCAAAACGGTAATGGTGGTCAGTTCCAGGAGTTTCAGCTGCACAAAGCATCATACCAAGCCTCCTTCTTCGACTCCACTCGGATACACTGA
- the LOC135606976 gene encoding glucan endo-1,3-beta-glucosidase 6-like, with product MGWISLAFGVLSWICLLVSVGGIGANWGTQASHPLSPTTVVQMLKENGFQKVKLFDAEEGTMSALRKSGLEVMVGIPNDMLAMLATSMKAANNWVSNNVSAYINDGVNIRYVAVGNEPFLQTYNGSFLQTTFPALQNIQGALIKAGLSNQVKVTTPQNADVYASPSGRPSDGDFRSDIRDLMLAIVKFLNDNAAPFTVNIYPFISLYSDPNFPVDYAFFEGSSSAVVDGSVTYSNMFDANLDTLVWAMKKNGFPNLPIIVGEIGWPTDGDMNANVQYAQKFNQGFMNHISSGQGTPMRAGPIDAYLFSLIDEDQKSIQPGNFERHWGIYTYDGWPKYQLNLGTMKTGTLLRAKNIQYLDKKWCVLKPSVNLDNSKVAPSISYACANADCTSLGYKTSCGDLDARGNISYAFNSFYQKNDQDDVACGFENLATTTNKDPSTGTCRFGVMIIADSGIRYQGSGLILSVLLSLFLTLF from the exons ATGGGGTGGATTTCACTTGCTTTTGGGGTTCTTTCTTGGATTTGCTTACTGGTTTCTGTGGGTGGGATTGGTGCTAATTGGGGGACACAGGCAAGCCACCCTCTATCGCCAACTACGGTGGTTCAGATGCTGAAGGAGAATGGGTTTCAGAAGGTGAAGCTGTTTGATGCTGAAGAGGGCACAATGAGTGCCCTGAGGAAGAGTGGGCTGGAGGTCATGGTTGGCATCCCAAATGACATGCTTGCGATGCTGGCCACTAGTATGAAGGCTGCAAACAACTGGGTGTCCAATAATGTCTCAGCATACATCAATGATGGAGTCAATATCAG GTATGTCGCAGTTGGAAATGAACCTTTCTTGCAGACCTACAATGGGAGCTTTCTGCAGACTACTTTTCCAGCACTCCAAAATATCCAAGGAGCTCTCATCAAAGCAGGCCTCAGTAACCAGGTCAAAGTCACTACTCCACAAAATGCTGATGTTTATGCGTCACCTAGTGGTCGACCTTCTGATGGGGACTTCCGCTCTGACATTCGCGACCTCATGCTGGCCATTGTCAAGTTCCTCAATGACAATGCCGCACCCTTCACCGTGAACATCTATCCTTTCATCAGCCTTTATAGCGACCCCAACTTTCCTGTGGACTATGCATTCTTCGAAGGATCTTCCTCTGCTGTCGTTGATGGTTCAGTCACATACAGCAACATGTTCGACGCAAATCTTGATACTCTCGTATGGGCCATGAAGAAGAATGGCTTCCCAAATCTCCCCATCATCGTTGGTGAGATTGGTTGGCCAACAGACGGCGACATGAATGCAAATGTTCAATATGCTCAGAAGTTCAATCAAGGATTCATGAACCACATCTCATCAGGGCAGGGCACACCGATGAGGGCTGGACCGATTGATGCATACCTTTTCAGTTTGATCGATGAGGATCAAAAGAGCATCCAACCAGGGAACTTCGAGCGGCACTGGGGTATCTACACTTACGATGGGTGGCCAAAGTATCAGCTGAATCTGGGGACGATGAAGACTGGCACGCTACTTCGTGCCAAGAATATCCAGTATCTGGACAAGAAGTGGTGTGTTCTGAAGCCCTCTGTCAACCTCGATAACTCAAAGGTCGCACCGAGCATCAGCTATGCATGTGCTAATGCAGATTGCACTAGTCTCGGTTACAAGACTTCGTGTGGCGATCTGGATGCCCGAGGGAATATATCATATGCTTTCAACAGTTTTTACCAGAAGAACGACCAGGACGATGTGGCTTGTGGTTTCGAAAACCTGGCGACGACCACCAACAAGGATCCATCCACTGGTACTTGCAGGTTTGGTGTAATGATCATAGCTGATTCTGGAATCAGATACCAGGGATCTGGTCTGATACTGTCTGTACTTCTTTCACTATTTCTTACCTTGTTTTGA
- the LOC135606974 gene encoding preprotein translocase subunit SECE1-like → MAVAPFSRLLLKPPPPPRAVPFRAALPVHLHPVPAQYSPLRVSSPLRLPGTRRPRRFSAQENGGASETLEESEADEGRKKEQEEEVEKRDTAASTAAASVAEELKEMMEARKKESSSSDLWGGVADEVREIEWPPFGKVLGTTGVVIAVIAGSSVALLTVNAILAEISDKVFAGKGIQDFF, encoded by the coding sequence ATGGCGGTTGCCCCCTTCTCCCGTCTCCTTCTCAAGCCCCCGCCGCCTCCGCGCGCCGTCCCGTTCCGGGCGGCTCTCCCCGTTCACCTCCACCCCGTCCCAGCCCAGTACTCGCCGCTGCGGGTCTCCTCGCCCCTCCGTCTCCCGGGCACCCGCCGCCCTCGCCGCTTCTCCGCCCAGGAGAACGGCGGCGCTTCCGAGACCCTGGAGGAGTCGGAGGCCGACGAGGGAAGAAAgaaggagcaggaggaggaagtAGAGAAGAGGGACAccgcagcttccaccgccgcggCATCGGTGgctgaggagctcaaggagatgaTGGAGGCGAGGAAGAAGGAGTCGTCGTCGTCGGATCTGTGGGGAGGGGTGGCGGACGAGGTGAGGGAGATCGAGTGGCCACCGTTCGGCAAGGTGCTGGGCACCACCGGCGTCGTCATCGCCGTCATCGCCGGCTCCAGCGTCGCCCTCCTCACCGTCAACGCAATCCTCGCCGAGATCTCCGACAAGGTCTTCGCGGGCAAGGGCATCCAAGACTTCTTCTGA
- the LOC103976866 gene encoding SUMO-conjugating enzyme SCE1 — protein sequence MSGGIARGRLAEERKAWRKNHPHGFVAKPETLADGTVNLMIWHCTIPGKPGTDWEGGYFPLTLYFSEDYPSKPPKCRFPQGFFHPNVYPSGTVCLSILNEDSGWRPAITVKQILVGIQDLLDQPNPADPAQTDGYHLFIQDLEEYRRRVRQQAKQYPALV from the exons ATGTCCGGAGGCATAGCACGCGGTCGTCTCGCAGAAGAACGCAAAGCGTGGCGTAAGAATCACCCCCAT GGTTTTGTGGCTAAGCCAGAAACATTGGCAGATGGTACTGTGAATCTGATGATATGGCATTGCACGATCCCTGGTAAGCCGGGG ACTGACTGGGAAGGCGGCTACTTTCCCCTAACACTCTATTTTAGTGAGGATTACCCTAGCAAACCTCCCAAGTGTAGGTTTCCGCAGGGCTTCTTCCACCCAAATGTCTATCCTTCAGGAACAGTGTGCCTTTCAATTCTCAACGAGGACAGT GGATGGAGGCCAGCCATAacagtgaaacaaatacttgtggGGATACAAGACTTACTAGATCAGCCAAATCCTGCTGATCCTGCTCAGACCGATGGCTATCATCTTTTCATCCAG GATCTTGAAGAGTACAGAAGACGTGTTCGACAGCAAGCCAAGCAGTATCCTGCTCTTGTCTAG
- the LOC135582028 gene encoding squamosa promoter-binding-like protein 12 isoform X2: protein MTTAVCFSQAPVIKDGRSQEEPVKFSWFHHLSEFDQTKRSCRRRLSDHNARRRKPQPATISFNSSRISSSFYDDRHQMNLDFGPTPLGHMTTTVSFPWDGPSNFKLVQPNSWTKSNKVAGINGQLQFSKSCQTHNISTLRHVNMDGLLPTKGTTVDVLNEALESSAFASNLDGAPGLGCALSLLSNDPCGSANPGPTSHIKLAKAKNAVAIRPAASPIDLATRFLQDDQSPSQSMMLPFNPQNGNGGQFQEFQLHKASYQASFFDSTRIH from the exons ATGACAACCGCAG TTTGCTTTTCACAAGCTCCTGTCATTAAGGATGGAAGAAGTCAAGAAGAGCCTGTGAAATTTTCTTG GTTCCATCATTTGTCTGAGTTTGATCAAACAAAGAGAAGTTGCCGTAGGCGTCTATCTGATCATAATGCACGCCGAAGGAAGCCACAGCCAGCAACGATCTCATTCAATTCTTCAAGGATTTCCTCATCATTTTATG ATGATAGACATCAGATGAATCTTGATTTTGGTCCAACTCCTCTGGGTCACATGACAACCACCGTAAGTTTCCCATGGGATGGCCCAAgcaacttcaagcttgttcaaccCAATTCTTGGACAAAGTCAAATAAAGTAGCAGGCATTAATGGGCAGCTGCAGTTTTCTAAATCTTGTCAAACACACAATATTTCCACCCTTCGCCATGTCAACATGGACGGGCTGTTGCCTACCAAGGGCACCACTGTCGATGTCTTAAATGAAG CTCTGGAATCATCTGCTTTTGCTTCCAACTTGGATGGAGCACCGGGTCTTGGttgtgctctctctcttctgtcaaaTGATCCATGCGGTTCAGCCAACCCAGGACCAACTTCTCATATCAAGCTTGCTAAAGCAAAGAATGCAGTTGCTATCCGTCCTGCTGCAAGTCCGATTGATTTAGCAACAAGGTTTTTGCAGGATGATCAGTCACCATCACAGTCCATGATGCTGCCGTTCAACCCGCAAAACGGTAATGGTGGTCAGTTCCAGGAGTTTCAGCTGCACAAAGCATCATACCAAGCCTCCTTCTTCGACTCCACTCGGATACACTGA